GGCTTTTTCTGTCCGATAGCCACCGTTTGTACATGCTTCACCGGAATCGACAATACGAAGCAGTTATTCCTCATAGAATTCTCCATACACAAAGTCCCTTCATGGAGTTCGGCAAGCGAACGCGCCAGCGCCAGTCCGATGCCCGTACCCGGTACGGAGCTCAACATACCGGCTTTGTATTGGATAAACGGTTTGAATATCTCCTCGCGCAGTTCCGCCGGAACCACAATTCCGTCATTACATACCGAAAAGAACAGTCTCTCCCCTTCGGCAAACAACTTGATGCGGATGTATGTATCGGAATATTTAATAGCGTTGGTCAACAGATTGCTGATAATCTTGGTCAAACCTTCCCTATCCACCGAAGCATACAGGCTTTCGGGAGAATCGATAGTCAGTTCCAACTCTTTCTGCCGCGCCAAAGGCCTAAAGCGCTTGTACGTTTTATGCAGTATATCCACCACATCACACTCCACAAAGTTCAGTTGGAATCCTTGTGTTTCCGTTTTCCGGAAATCAAGCAACTGGTTAACCAAATCGAGCAGACGGTTTGTATTCAAATCCATGATCTCAAGATCATCTCTAATCTCTTCAGAAACAGACTTGGACGTCAGGACATTCTCAAGTGGGCTCTTTATCAGTGTAAGTGGCGTACGTATTTCATGCGCCACATTCGTAAAGAAGTCTATCTTGGCCGTATAAAGTTCTCGTTCCTTCTCCCGTTCAAACTTCTCGATGGTCTGCTGGTGCTTCCGTTGGGTTCTCTTTCTGAAATAGAGAACAAAAGCAAGCAGCGAGCACAAAGCCAACACTATATAAACAGCATAAGCAGATGCAGACAGATAAAAAGGAGGATGGATGCGTATAAAAAGCACGCGCTCTTCTTCGTTCCACTTCCCGTCACTGTTGGAACCTCTAATACGCAATTTATAACTTCCGTATGGCAGATTAGAGTAGTTGATGATGGAATTCTTCCCTACTCCATACCATTCGCGATCAAAATCTTCCAGTTTATATTCCAACCGATTCATTTCGGGAGCCTGATAGCTCAAAGCTGCAACCTGAAGAGAGAAAGAATTCTGGTCGGCATCCAGCTCTATTTCATCCGAATAAGTGATGCTTTTTTTCAATGGGGAATCAGGACTACTCACTGTCAGCGGCTTATTGAATAAATAAAAATCGGTAATAGCTACCGGAGGGAGAAAAGTGTTCTCGACAAAAGTCTCCGGGTCGAAGATGATAAAGCCGTTGATACTGCCCAAATAAATGCGCCCCCGGCTGTCACAATATCCCGACTGAAAATTGAATTGATTGCTCAACAGCCCGTTAGCAGTGGTATAGACATGCTTGCTTCCCGTATCCGGATTGAAGCAGACAAGTCCATGGTTCGTCGTAATCCACAGATTCCCCTTCTTATCTTCTACCATTTTATAGACAGTATTGCTTGGAAAACCTTTTAGCATATCATAACGGGTAAAGTTATCCGCCTCCGGATTATAGCGGCAAAAGCCTTCACCGAGCGTCATAAACCATAACCGCTTCTTGCTATCTTCATAGATACTGATTACCTTATTGTAGGAAAGAGAAGTAGGGTCATGTTCATCGGAAAGGTAGTTTTTCCATTGCCGGGTGCGGACATTATAGCAAAACACGCCATTGGAGAAAGTCGCAAACCACAGATTGCCATTGAAATCTTCCAGGATATTGTAAGTAAACATATTCCTCAACTGCGGAATACGGGTAAAGTCATCAGAAGAACGATTGTACTTCAACAAGCCAGAGGTAGTACCTATCCATACATCGCCCGTAGTGGTTCGGCAAATCGTAAAAACATCATTGGCCATCATCGAATTGTCGGCTTCGCCTTTAGAATAATGCTTCACTTGCTTGGTACGCAGATTTACCCGGTTTAGTCCGCCGGAGAAAGTACCCACCCACAAATCGTCTCCATCCAGACAAAGGCCATGCACATTCTTGTAGATGGCAGAATGTTCGAACGGTTCCAGCTTCCCGCTTGCCGGGTCAAAATTAAACAAGCCTTTATCCTCTGTGCCTATCCACAGTGTGCCGTCATTGCTCTGGCATATCTCGCGCACCCTGCGGCCAAACTGCCTGAGATCATCTCTCGGATAGAATTTCTCAAAATAAGTCCACTGATACGGGTAATAGTTCACGCCGCCAAAGTACGAACCTATCCATACACCATTCTCCTTGTCACAGCAAAGCGAATAAATGGCATTATCCGACAAGGCATAGGAGTCATCCTGTCCGGGAACCGTCAGATGAGTCACTTTGCCACTCGTCAGATTGTATATATACAACCCCAACTCCGTACCTGCCCACAATTCATCGTCCGATCGAAACTGCAAGGAGCGACAATAGGTATCTAAAAGCCTGCGTGTCTTACCCGTGGTAAAGTTTATTTCGGTCAGTCCGTTGAGCGAGGCTACATAAACACAATTGTGCGGTCCGTTGACTTGCCAGTTGATAATATCTCCTTTAAATACTTCGTTCCCGTCCACATCCTTGAAAGGTTGCAAGGGAGCCTCGAAGTCAGCCTTGGCACAATAAAGGTTATCGGCATACAGAGCCAGCCAACAAGTGTCCCCATTCATCCAGAAACGGGTGACATTGGGCAGTCCCGAATCATGAAGATAGTTGCGTAACTTTTTTTTATCGTATTCGTAGCAGAACAATCCCTGATTCTCTACCGACATCCAGATATTGTAGTGTTCGTCGCTTCCGATCATGGTCACGAAATCACGAATCACTGTTCCCTGGTCACTTACCAAATTGAAAGCAGTAAAAGAATCCAATACCGGATTATAGATAAAGATACCTCCATCGGTTCCTATCCAGATATTCCCTTCGTGGTCTTCATAAAGCGCCGTTATAAAGTTCTTACCCAAACCGGAATTCTCCTTCTTATACACACGAAAAGACAAGCCGTCATAACGGTTCAGTCCGTCTTTCGTGCCGAACCACATAAAGCCTTTCCTGTCTTGCAGAATCTGATATACAGTGTTCTGAGACAGTCCGTTCCGGACATCCATCGTTCTGAAATAGTAGTGAACAGTATTCTGCGCACAGACCGGCAATACCGGCAGGATGCACAGACAGAAAAAAAACTTCAGCATCGTCCGTTTCATAAGCCTTGCCTTGTTATACAGTTGTGGACTAAAATAGCTATTTCAATGCATTACAGATGCGCGTATTCACATCTTTAACACGCTGCTTATCCAATTTTATGACTTTGCGGTCGTAGGTCATCAAGCCGTTCACTTCCACTTCCACGTCCGTGGTCTGTGTATAGACAGCCGCCGATAAACCCTTGTCTATCAACTTGTACAGCATATCGGCATACTTCACATACTCATCCGTCGCCTCTTTGGACGAATTGAACTGAATATATCCCCAATTGCGGTTTGGCTCCCAAAGGTGTTCTTTCAGCACAAGGCCGATGCCGCCATATTCGCCCAAGACCGTCACACGCTGGGCATCATACAGGTACATTTCCGGCTCCGGATAGTTATGAAGGTCAAGCATGTCACCACAAGTATAGTGATTGCCTCCACTTGCTGGATTCACCAGACGTGTCGGATCATGCTGCTTGGTCCATTCGGCTATCTCCGAGGTCTTGAACTGCCCCCAAGCCTCATTGAATGGAACCCATGTGCCAATGCAGGGATAAGAATAAAGACAGTCCATTATTTCTTTCCATTCCTTGCGGTAATAAGCCTCAGACTCGGCAGAACGCTTCATCTCAATGCCGTCAAAGTATTTGCGGCTCTGCCATTCGGGGCTATGGTCGCCACTCGGCATGTCTTGCCATACAATGATTCCAAGTCTGTCGCAATGCATATACCAACGTGCCGGCTCTACCTTTATATGCTTGCGAATCATATTAAAACCGAACTCTTTCGTCTTTTGCACATCATACAGTAAAGCCTCATCCGTAGGGGCAGTGTACAGTCCGTCAGGCCACCATCCCTGATCCAGCGGACCGAACTGAAACAACGGCTTATTATTCAGTTCCAAACGTACAATTCCATCTGTGTCACGGCGAGTAGAATACTTACGCATAGCCGCGTAACTATCCACTTTGTCCACCACCTTACCGTCATTTTTCAAAACTACTTTCAGCGTATAAAGGAAAGGGGATTCAGGACTCCATAGTTTAGAGTCTTCCGGCATGGCTATTTCCACAGCTTCTGCATTCACACTTTTTCCGATAGCCACCAAGTGGTCACCGTCATAAACACCTACCTCGACAAGACCAGAAAGCGCGTCCGTACTAAGCTCAGCCTTCACAATCAACAGGTTATTGTCAATATCGGGTGTAATGCGCAGATGTTCGATATGCTTGCCCGCCACAGGTTCCAGCCATACTGTTTGCCAGATACCACTTACAGGCGTATACCAGATGCCATGTGGTTTGCTGATTTGCTTGCCTCGCGGCTGAGGTCCTTTATCTGTAGGATCCCAGACTTTTACAACCAGATTATTAGTTCCTTTAACCGATAAGGCCTCCGTTATGTCAAAAGAAAACGGAGTGAACCCGCCAGTATGGCTACCCACTTTGACTCCATTCACCCAAACGTCGGTTTTCCAGTCCACAGCCCCGAAATGCAACAAGACCTGTTTCCCTTTCCAGGCTGAAGGAACCTCAAAAGTCCGTTGATAAACCAGTTCCTGGTTTTCGTTCACACGCTTTCCTACTCCCGACAAAGAGGACTCCACAGCAAAAGGAACTAAAATCTCCCCATCAAACCGGGGCGGAATGCGTTTTCCTTTATCGATAATAGCATAGTTCCATAATCCGTTCAAGTTCTTCCAATCACTCCGTTCCATGATAGGCCGGGGGTACTCGGGAAGTACATTGATCACGTCTATCCGGGATGCCCATTCTGTTTTGATTTTATCACCTACCGGCTTCCATTGTGCCGAGCTACCGATTACAAACAACGTCAAGAATGACGATAAGAGGAAAATTCGTCTCATGGTACTATCATATTATTAGTTTCAACTGAAGCAAAGATAGGCCGATCCGAAAAAATTTAATAGAAATATTGAACCAATAAATAGAACGTATATACTTTCTTCTTAGCATTTTTTTATTGGAAAGTAGTTATAAAGGCTTATACAGAGATGAAATGTTGCTTATTGGCAATGATTACCGGATTTCATTGTTTATATGTTTCGAGTACGCCTTACTAAATTTTTATAATATATTTACTATCAGGACATTAATTATATAAAAAAGCATAGGCAAATGTAGGTTGTTTTTTACTTTTCCTACCTCTCATCTACAATCTTTTCTCCTCAATTTCCACACAATCAAACAAAAAGTACTTGCTTCACCTACCACCTTCCCCTTCGGGTTCTCCTCTCAAGAAGAGAAAGATTGAAATACCACTGCTAATTAATAGAACTCACTGTTGCGGAGCAACGCCTTATACAAAGAGACATCTTATATATGGCAAGAACAGTTTTAAGGCAATGTTTTGCTCTCTTTTAGGCAGATATTCCCGTCGTTAAATAAAAGCAATACCACTTCAAGATACTGCTTTCAGAATTGTTGTTCTCTGGTTGAAATGCATGTTATTGCAGAAGCTTAAAGATATACATCATAGAATGCAGAGAATGATTTCAGACTAAAGAGTATAAAAAATTAAAGAATCATCCATATAATAAAAGTTGAAATATAGATGCATTCGATGAACTGAGCATGAAGAACCGCAACTTTTTCGTAACTTTGTGCGGTTTTAAAACTACACTGAACGAATGGATTTTAAATATGACGTTATTGTAATCGGAGCCGGACACGCTGGATGTGAAGCTGCTGCCGCTGCCGCAAACATGGGTTCAAAGACTTGTCTCATCACAATGGATATGAACAAGATCGGGCAGATGAGTTGCAATCCCGCAGTAGGAGGCATCGCCAAAGGGCAAATAGTACGCGAAATAGATGCATTGGGGGGCTATATGGGACTGGTAACAGACCGGACTGCCATCCAGTTTCGCATATTGAACCGTTCCAAGGGTCCTGCCATGTGGAGCCCGCGTGCACAATGCGACCGCAATAAGTTTATCTGGGCTTGGCGAGAAATATTGGAAAACACGCCGAACCTGCATATCTGGCAAGATACCGTACGTGAAATTCTCGTTGAAAACGGAGAAGTTGTAGGGCTGGTCACCTTCTGGGGAGTTACCTTCCATGCTAAATGCATTGTGCTTACCGCAGGAACTTTCCTCAACGGGCTGATGCACGTAGGTCGCACCATGCTTCCCGGCGGACGCATGGCCGAACCCGCATCATATGAACTGACTGAATCCATTGCAAAGCACGGCATCACTTACGGACGTATGAAAACAGGCACGCCTGTACGGATTGACGGACGAAGTGTGCATTACGAGCTGATGGACATTCAGGACGGCGAAAATGACTTCCATAAATTCTCTTTCATGAATACCGGAGTCCGCCATCTGAAACAGCTTCCCTGCTGGACCTGCTTCACCAACGAAGAGACACATCACATCTTGCGGGAAGGATTGCCGGATTCTCCCCTTTTCAACGGACAAATTCAAAGCATAGGACCACGCTATTGCCCAAGCATAGAAACCAAAATCGTGACTTTCCCCGACAAGCCGCAACATCAACTATTTCTGGAACCGGAAGGTGAAACCACACAAGAACTTTATCTGAACGGCTTTTCCTCCTCACTTCCGATGGACATACAGATTGCAGCATTGAAAAAGATACCGGCATTCAAAGATCTGATCATCTACCGTCCCGGCTATGCCATAGAGTACGACTACTTTGACCCCACCCAGTTGAAACATACGCTGGAAACGAAGAAAATCAAAAATCTGTTCTTTGCCGGACAAGTAAACGGAACCACCGGCTACGAAGAAGCTGCCGGACAAGGTATCATTGCCGGCATCAATGCGCACATCAACTGTCATGGCGGAGAGCCGTTTACCCTGGCACGCGATGAAGCATATATCGGTGTTTTAATCGACGATTTGGTAACTAAAGGAGTGGATGAGCCTTATCGTATGTTTACTTCACGTGCCGAGTATCGCATCCTTCTCCGTATGGATGACGCAGATATGCGACTTACCGAAAAGGCATGGAAATTGGGACTTGTCAAGGAAGATCGCTATGAGTTACTAAGACAGAAGCGTGAGGCCGTCAGTCACATTATAAACTTTGCACGTGATTATTCGATGAAACCAACATTAATCAATCCGATACTGGAACAGCTTGGCACTACTCCCCTTCGGCAAGGATGCAAACTGATAGATTTGATAAACCGTCCACAAATTACAATTGATAATATGGCTGTACACGTCAGTGCCCTCAAGCGTGAATTGGATAAAGTAAACGACAGAAAAGAAGAAATCATCGAAGCTGCGGAGATTCTCATAAAGTACGAAGGATATATAGGACGCGAACGAATCATTGCGGACAAACTGGCAAGACTGGAAAGCATAAAGATAAAAGGAAAGTTTGACTATAATTCAATCCAATCTCTTTCTACAGAAGCCAGACAAAAGCTGACAAAGATAGATCCGGAAACAATAGCCCAAGCAAGCCGTATTCCGGGAATATCTCCGAGTGACGTCAACGTGTTATTGGTACTTTGCGGGCGATAAGAGGCAAAGTTCCACGTGAAACAAACAATTCAATAAATATATTAAATAAACTGATTATGAGCAAAGAAACACTCATCAAGAGCATTCGGGAAATCCCCGACTTTCCCATACCGGGAATCCTGTTTTACGATGTAACTACTTTATTTAAAGATCCGGCTGCATTGCAAGAACTGTCAGACACATTATACGAAATGTATAAGGACAAAGGCATAACCAAAGTAGTAGGCATAGAATCCAGAGGATTTATTATGGGCCCCATTCTTGCGACCAGATTAGGAGCCGGCTTTATTCCAATCCGCAAGCCGGGGAAACTGCCTGCCGAAACAATAGAAGAAAGCTACGATAAAGAATATGGCAAAGACACTGTGCAGATGCACAAAGATGCGATCAACGAAAATGACGTCATTTTATTGCACGATGACCTTTTGGCAACAGGAGGCACTATGAAAGCCGCCTGCAAGCTGGTGGAGCAGATGAGTCCCAAAAAGGTTTATGTCAACTTCATCATCGAGCTAAAAGATCTCCACGGAAAAGATGTATTCAGCAAAAACGTCGAAGTGGAATCCGTGTTGTCGCTATAAACACTCGCTTCACTTTCTTATGGAAGAACTCAAGACCAATGATTATCTGA
Above is a window of Bacteroides helcogenes P 36-108 DNA encoding:
- a CDS encoding hybrid sensor histidine kinase/response regulator transcription factor, whose protein sequence is MKRTMLKFFFCLCILPVLPVCAQNTVHYYFRTMDVRNGLSQNTVYQILQDRKGFMWFGTKDGLNRYDGLSFRVYKKENSGLGKNFITALYEDHEGNIWIGTDGGIFIYNPVLDSFTAFNLVSDQGTVIRDFVTMIGSDEHYNIWMSVENQGLFCYEYDKKKLRNYLHDSGLPNVTRFWMNGDTCWLALYADNLYCAKADFEAPLQPFKDVDGNEVFKGDIINWQVNGPHNCVYVASLNGLTEINFTTGKTRRLLDTYCRSLQFRSDDELWAGTELGLYIYNLTSGKVTHLTVPGQDDSYALSDNAIYSLCCDKENGVWIGSYFGGVNYYPYQWTYFEKFYPRDDLRQFGRRVREICQSNDGTLWIGTEDKGLFNFDPASGKLEPFEHSAIYKNVHGLCLDGDDLWVGTFSGGLNRVNLRTKQVKHYSKGEADNSMMANDVFTICRTTTGDVWIGTTSGLLKYNRSSDDFTRIPQLRNMFTYNILEDFNGNLWFATFSNGVFCYNVRTRQWKNYLSDEHDPTSLSYNKVISIYEDSKKRLWFMTLGEGFCRYNPEADNFTRYDMLKGFPSNTVYKMVEDKKGNLWITTNHGLVCFNPDTGSKHVYTTANGLLSNQFNFQSGYCDSRGRIYLGSINGFIIFDPETFVENTFLPPVAITDFYLFNKPLTVSSPDSPLKKSITYSDEIELDADQNSFSLQVAALSYQAPEMNRLEYKLEDFDREWYGVGKNSIINYSNLPYGSYKLRIRGSNSDGKWNEEERVLFIRIHPPFYLSASAYAVYIVLALCSLLAFVLYFRKRTQRKHQQTIEKFEREKERELYTAKIDFFTNVAHEIRTPLTLIKSPLENVLTSKSVSEEIRDDLEIMDLNTNRLLDLVNQLLDFRKTETQGFQLNFVECDVVDILHKTYKRFRPLARQKELELTIDSPESLYASVDREGLTKIISNLLTNAIKYSDTYIRIKLFAEGERLFFSVCNDGIVVPAELREEIFKPFIQYKAGMLSSVPGTGIGLALARSLAELHEGTLCMENSMRNNCFVLSIPVKHVQTVAIGQKKPMVAEESAEKREVEAVINQCRYTLLVVEDSLEMQAFVVKQLSSEYQVLTAMNGVEAMNILEEHTVNLIISDIMMPEMDGLELCERLKSELDYSHIPIILLTAKTTLQAKIEGMKLGADVYIEKPFSVEYLRVCVSNLLSNREKLRVSFAHSPFVQTHSIAMTKADEAFLKMLNEVVLENLQNPDFCLDDMAGLLNMSRSSLNRKIKGVLDMTPNDYIRLERLKKAALLLKEGEYKVNEVCYMTGFNTPSYFTKCFQKQFGILPKDFVK
- a CDS encoding glycoside hydrolase family 2 protein encodes the protein MRRIFLLSSFLTLFVIGSSAQWKPVGDKIKTEWASRIDVINVLPEYPRPIMERSDWKNLNGLWNYAIIDKGKRIPPRFDGEILVPFAVESSLSGVGKRVNENQELVYQRTFEVPSAWKGKQVLLHFGAVDWKTDVWVNGVKVGSHTGGFTPFSFDITEALSVKGTNNLVVKVWDPTDKGPQPRGKQISKPHGIWYTPVSGIWQTVWLEPVAGKHIEHLRITPDIDNNLLIVKAELSTDALSGLVEVGVYDGDHLVAIGKSVNAEAVEIAMPEDSKLWSPESPFLYTLKVVLKNDGKVVDKVDSYAAMRKYSTRRDTDGIVRLELNNKPLFQFGPLDQGWWPDGLYTAPTDEALLYDVQKTKEFGFNMIRKHIKVEPARWYMHCDRLGIIVWQDMPSGDHSPEWQSRKYFDGIEMKRSAESEAYYRKEWKEIMDCLYSYPCIGTWVPFNEAWGQFKTSEIAEWTKQHDPTRLVNPASGGNHYTCGDMLDLHNYPEPEMYLYDAQRVTVLGEYGGIGLVLKEHLWEPNRNWGYIQFNSSKEATDEYVKYADMLYKLIDKGLSAAVYTQTTDVEVEVNGLMTYDRKVIKLDKQRVKDVNTRICNALK
- the mnmG gene encoding tRNA uridine-5-carboxymethylaminomethyl(34) synthesis enzyme MnmG — protein: MDFKYDVIVIGAGHAGCEAAAAAANMGSKTCLITMDMNKIGQMSCNPAVGGIAKGQIVREIDALGGYMGLVTDRTAIQFRILNRSKGPAMWSPRAQCDRNKFIWAWREILENTPNLHIWQDTVREILVENGEVVGLVTFWGVTFHAKCIVLTAGTFLNGLMHVGRTMLPGGRMAEPASYELTESIAKHGITYGRMKTGTPVRIDGRSVHYELMDIQDGENDFHKFSFMNTGVRHLKQLPCWTCFTNEETHHILREGLPDSPLFNGQIQSIGPRYCPSIETKIVTFPDKPQHQLFLEPEGETTQELYLNGFSSSLPMDIQIAALKKIPAFKDLIIYRPGYAIEYDYFDPTQLKHTLETKKIKNLFFAGQVNGTTGYEEAAGQGIIAGINAHINCHGGEPFTLARDEAYIGVLIDDLVTKGVDEPYRMFTSRAEYRILLRMDDADMRLTEKAWKLGLVKEDRYELLRQKREAVSHIINFARDYSMKPTLINPILEQLGTTPLRQGCKLIDLINRPQITIDNMAVHVSALKRELDKVNDRKEEIIEAAEILIKYEGYIGRERIIADKLARLESIKIKGKFDYNSIQSLSTEARQKLTKIDPETIAQASRIPGISPSDVNVLLVLCGR
- a CDS encoding adenine phosphoribosyltransferase, whose product is MSKETLIKSIREIPDFPIPGILFYDVTTLFKDPAALQELSDTLYEMYKDKGITKVVGIESRGFIMGPILATRLGAGFIPIRKPGKLPAETIEESYDKEYGKDTVQMHKDAINENDVILLHDDLLATGGTMKAACKLVEQMSPKKVYVNFIIELKDLHGKDVFSKNVEVESVLSL